A single Cyprinus carpio isolate SPL01 chromosome A6, ASM1834038v1, whole genome shotgun sequence DNA region contains:
- the zp2l2 gene encoding LOW QUALITY PROTEIN: zona pellucida glycoprotein 2, like 2 (The sequence of the model RefSeq protein was modified relative to this genomic sequence to represent the inferred CDS: substituted 2 bases at 2 genomic stop codons) produces the protein MLVIAALIAFTLSVYLSNAQDPQFPWQLPQSQAGGLSFSPVLKELPQQSFSPELSQITSLSHRAAXSNRMSAXTGLKINDITPAECEDISCCYDAGGCYYARAVTLQCTRDGQFVLVVARDATMPRISLDSIHMLENDPSGRCASVDSTASFAIYQFTVSSCGTRMKEESGFVIYENMMSSAYEVAVGPRGSISRDSSYELKFQCRYSGSAVEALVVEVNTVPPPPPVSQNGPLRVELRLASGQCSTKGCSDEDMYTSYYSEADYPVTKVLREPVYVEVRILERTDPNLILVLDHCWATSNPEPTSLPQWDLLLNGCPYKDDHYLTTMLAVEHSGLQYPSHYKRFVVKTFSFVDQSSLVPLQERIFIHCTTSVCHPSITESCEPSCGSRTRRSISEDLKDSEETVVVSSGEVILVSHLPDCEANLADKEVPQILDYGLWAAGALTVLGVSGLVVAVLIQPAKPRPQPAPV, from the exons GAAGGAACTTCCCCAGCAGAGCTTTTCACCGGAGCTGAGTCAGATCACATCCCTCTCTCATCGAGCAGCATGATCGAACAGAATGAGCGCATAGACTGGCTTGAAAATCAATGACATCACTCCGGCTGAATGTGAGGATATCAGCTGCTGTTATGATGCGGGGGGCTGTTACTATGCCAGGGCAG TTACTCTGCAGTGCACGAGAGATGGGCAGTTTGTATTGGTGGTTGCTCGAGATGCTACCATGCCACGCATCAGTTTAGATTCCATCCACATGCTGGAGAATGACCCCAGTGGCCGCTGCGCTTCTGTCGACAGCACTGCCAGCTTTGCCATCTATCAGTTTACTGTTAGCTCCTGTGGCACCAGAATGAAG GAAGAAAGCGGTTTTGTTATTTATGAGAACATGATGTCATCCGCATATGAAGTGGCCGTTGGACCTCGTGGATCAATTTCGAGGGACAGTTCTTATGAG CTGAAGTTCCAGTGCAGGTATTCGGGATCAGCAGTTGAGGCTCTGGTGGTGGAGGTGAATACGGTTCCTCCTCCTCCCCCGGTCTCTCAGAACGGCCCGCTCCGAGTGGAGCTCAGGCTCGCCAGTGGACAGTGCTCTACTAAAGGATGCTCTGATG AGGATATGTACACCTCATACTACTCGGAGGCAGACTACCCTGTTACTAAAGTGTTGAGAGAACCTGTGTATGTGGAGGTGCGGATTCTGGAGAGGACTGATCCAAACCTTATCCTGGTCCTAGACCACTGCTGGGCCACTTCTAATCCTGAGCCCACCAGTCTGCCTCAGTGGGACCTTTTGCTAAATGG CTGTCCATATAAGGATGACCATTACCTGACCACAATGCTTGCTGTTGAGCACTCAGGACTGCAGTACCCATCTCATTACAAACGTTTTGTTGTGAAGACGTTCTCTTTTGTAGATCAGTCCTCACTTGTGCCTCTGCAGGAAAGG ATTTTTATTCACTGCACTACGTCTGTTTGCCATCCCTCCATCACTGAGTCATGTGAGCCCAGCTGTGGCAGCAGGACAA GAAGGTCCATTTCAGAAGACTTGAAGGATTCTGAGGAAACGGTTGTAGTTTCGAGTGGGGAGGTCATACTTGTATCCCATTTGCCAGATTGTGAGGCAAATCTAGCTGATAAGGAAG TCCCGCAGATATTGGATTATGGATTATGGGCAGCAGGAGCTCTCACTGTGTTAGGTGTCTCTGGGCTTGTGGTGGCTGTTTTAATACAGCCGGCCAAACCTCGCCCTCAGCCCGCTCCAGTGTGA